One genomic window of Cannabis sativa cultivar Pink pepper isolate KNU-18-1 chromosome 2, ASM2916894v1, whole genome shotgun sequence includes the following:
- the LOC115718620 gene encoding 18.5 kDa class I heat shock protein-like, protein MAMIPSLFGGRRSNILDPFSMDVWDPFKDFPLSVPDISKETSAMVNARVDWKETPEAHVFKADVPGLKKEEVKVEVEEGRVLQISGERNVEKEDKNETWHRVERSSGKFFRRFRLPENAKVDQVKAAMENGVLTVTVPKEEVKKPDVKAIEISG, encoded by the coding sequence ATGGCGATGATTCCAAGCTTGTTCGGTGGTCGAAGGAGCAACATTTTGGACCCATTCTCTATGGACGTGTGGGATCCTTTCAAGGACTTCCCTCTCTCTGTCCCGGATATCTCGAAGGAAACTTCTGCCATGGTTAACGCTCGAGTTGATTGGAAAGAAACTCCGGAGGCTCACGTGTTCAAGGCCGATGTACCAGGGCTTAAGAAGGAGGAGGTGAAGGTGGAGGTCGAGGAGGGACGAGTGCTGCAGATCAGCGGAGAGAGGAATGTGGAGAAGGAAGACAAGAATGAGACGTGGCACAGGGTGGAACGCAGCAGCGGGAAGTTCTTCAGGCGGTTCCGGCTGCCGGAGAATGCGAAGGTGGATCAGGTGAAGGCTGCAATGGAGAATGGAGTGCTGACTGTCACTGTTCCCAAGGAGGAAGTGAAGAAGCCTGATGTCAAAGCTATTGAGATCTCTGGTTGA
- the LOC115720373 gene encoding uncharacterized protein LOC115720373 has translation METKLSDNSVSRVRQSLHFPNGLESPRSGLSGGLLLLWKDEVEITLLNMGSTFFDCYMMVENSPTVHLTCFYGAPEVNNRQASWTLFERLADVAPHLPWIVIGDFNEILSNSNKSGGALHCESQMDAFRKAIDKGCLHETLVEGDPFTWAKNRAATNTIKESIDWCFINNHWESFFECPQDSTDPIAAIISNITTCAGQLQLWREHKYGKMKKNIKKCQKQVEQLNNSSSHSSSHFDDLKQAESILDELLEQEEVYWQQRSRVDWLACGDRNTKYFHTKASARRTNNHIKFLFNNSGGKASSIADISTVVQDFYADLFTAGNIDECALAHTLDCIPTLVTNAHNDALLAPFTPAEVDSALKTMSLDKSPGIDGMSAMFYQQHWSIVGDLVSHAVLNILNTGADPSNLNHTLITLIPKIKKPHHMKDFRPISLCNVISKLVTKMIVARFKEVLPLVISDTQSAFLANRLITDNILVAFELVHAIKNKTAGKHGIASLKLDMSKAFDRVEWKFLDEVMKKMGFANGWVSLIMSCLTTNRFSFLINGEVTGSLTPRRGLRQGCPLSPYLFLICAEGISRLLQREQDLGNLHGFKLTRRAPMISHLLFADDSLLSCQADESSCLSIKRVLYTYHRASGQLINRDKSVMSFSPNTTLAAKVFFHRHLSMPISECHERYLGLPSYSGRDKKELFSNMKERIWKLMQSWNEKLFSAGGREVLLKAVVQSIPTYAMSCFRLPVYFCNQLESMMSNFWWGMNENGSKIHWRSWNLLCKTKGEGGMGFRSFIQFNQALLAKQAWRLVENPNSLLATLLKSRYFPNNSFLDARRLIRSGFDPWIPRHTSFLPLTYSGPSNGVVANLITDERQWNATLLQQYFSPIDVDKILTLPLSYFPSRDKLIWHHHSSGNFTVQSAYHLATSLEDEDLSSTSTSTVAWWKLFWSLQVSQKVKIFPWRAIHDALLVATSLVRRKIITDSTCSICKQAWESTGHALFSCKYAKAVWRSLGLSFNWSAAASMKNGDYVTHLSSMYNKTEMEQLFCTMWAIWIERNNIIHGKKARCAQNLAAFASVFLQNFRAAQQRSSAAIPVTTPATPALPHQPLPRLSASAAWHPPAAGTFKLNTDATVDISTHKTGLGAVLRNANGHVKAALSMPMLDNLKSHEMEAKSLFYGLNWALQHHLPIDQIEMDALMVVNALKAPFNSNSEFSDLILDVLSLLSFFSNVRVSHVNRVANSAAHGLAKFALRVDETCTWLEIIPPPIYSIIVNESLFL, from the exons ATGGAAACAAAACTGTCGGATAACTCTGTTTCTCGTGTGCGACAATCTCTTCATTTCCCGAATGGCTTAGAATCTCCTCGCTCTGGCCTTAGTGGTGGACTTTTGTTACTTTGGAAGGATGAAGTGGAAATAACTCTGCTTAATATGGGTTCCACTTTTTTTGATTGCTACATGATGGTAGAAAATAGCCCCACGGTTCATTTAACATGTTTTTACGGTGCCCCGGAAGTCAATAATCGACAAGCATCTTGGACTCTATTTGAAAGACTTGCGGATGTTGCTCCTCATCTCCCTTGGATTGTTATTGGTGATTTTAATGAAATTCTCTCAAATAGTAATAAATCGGGTGGAGCTCTTCATTGTGAATCCCAAATGGATGCTTTTCGAAAAGCCATTGACAAAGGTTGTCTTCATGAAACTCTAGTTGAAGGTGACCCTTTTACTTGGGCTAAAAATAGGGCTGCTACTAATACTATCAAAGAGAGCATTGATTGGTGTTTCATCAACAACCATTGGGAATCCTTCTTTGAGTGCCCTCAA GACTCCACCGACCCTATTGCTGCTATTATTTCCAATATTACCACATGTGCTGGACAACTTCAACTTTGGCGTGAGCACAAATATGGGAAGATGaagaaaaacattaaaaaatgtCAAAAGCAAGTCGAGCAGCTCAATAATTCTTCCAGTCATAGCAGCAGCCACTTTGATGATCTAAAACAAGCTGAATCAATCCTTGATGAGTTATTGGAACAAGAAGAAGTGTATTGGCAGCAGCGATCTCGAGTTGATTGGCTTGCTTGTGGAGATAGAAATACCAAGTATTTTCATACAAAAGCTAGTGCCCGACGGACCAACAACCACATCAAGTTTCTCTTTAACAATTCGGGTGGTAAGGCTTCCTCTATTGCTGATATATCAACTGTTGTTCAAGACTTTTACGCTGATCTTTTCACAGCTGGTAACATTGATGAGTGTGCCCTTGCTCATACACTTGATTGTATTCCCACTTTGGTAACTAATGCTCACAATGATGCTCTCCTTGCTCCATTCACACCAGCCGAAGTTGATAGTGCCCTAAAGACAATGAGTTTGGACAAAAGCCCGGGAATTGACGGAATGTCCGCCATGTTTTATCAACAACATTGGTCAATTGTTGGTGATCTTGTATCACATGCCGTCCTCAACATACTCAACACTGGTGCCGACCCTTCCAACCTTAATCACACTTTAATCACACTCATCCCAAAGATTAAGAAGCCTCATCATATGAAGGATTTTCGGCCTATTAGTCTTTGCAACGTCATCTCCAAACTTGTAACGAAAATGATTGTAGCTCGGTTCAAAGAAGTTCTTCCTTTGGTTATTTCTGATACTCAGAGTGCATTCTTGGCTAATCGGTTGATAACTGACAACATTCTGGTGGCTTTTGAACTGGTTCATGCAATTAAAAACAAGACTGCTGGGAAACATGGCATTGCTTCTCTCAAGCTTGACATGAGTAAAGCCTTTGATAGGGTTGAATGGAAGTTCCTTGACGAAGTAATGAAGAAAATGGGATTTGCCAATGGTTGGGTCTCACTTATCATGAGCTGCCTCACTACCAATCGATTCTCCTTCCTTATTAACGGTGAAGTTACGGGTTCTTTGACTCCAAGAAGGGGGTTGCGCCAAGGCTGTCCTTTATCTCCCTATCTATTCTTGATATGTGCTGAAGGAATATCACGGTTGTTGCAACGTGAGCAGgatttgggaaatttacatggtttTAAACTCACTAGGCGGGCTCCCATGATCTCCCACTTACTCTTCGCTGATGATAGTCTTCTTTCTTGTCAAGCTGATGAGAGCTCATGTCTATCCATCAAAAGGGTTTTGTATACCTATCATCGAGCGTCAGGCCAATTAATCAATCGAGACAAATCTGTGATGTCCTTCTCCCCGAATACCACCTTGGCTGCCAAAGTCTTCTTTCATCGACACCTTTCTATGCCGATTAGTGAGTGTCATGAACGGTACCTTGGCCTTCCATCTTATTCAGGCAGGGATAAAAAGGAGCTTTTTAGTAACATGAAGGAAAGGATTTGGAAACTCATGCAATCTTGGAATGAAAAACTCTTCTCCGCTGGGGGTCGGGAAGTCCTCCTTAAAGCGGTAGTCCAATCGATCCCAACCTATGCTATGAGTTGTTTCCGCTTGCCAGTCTACTTTTGCAACCAACTTGAGAGTATGATGTCAAACTTCTGGTGGGGAATGAATGAAAATGGTTCTAAGATTCACTGGCGTTCTTGGAATTTGCTTTGCAAAACAAAAGGCGAAGGTGGAATGGGTTTTCGCTCTTTCATCCAATTTAATCAAGCTCTTCTTGCCAAACAAGCTTGGAGGCTAGTTGAAAATCCAAATTCTCTCCTTGCTACACTTCTCAAGAGCAGGTATTTtcctaacaactctttcttggaTGCAA GAAGATTGATTCGAAGTGGATTTGACCCGTGGATTCCTAGGCACACATCCTTTTTACCTTTGACATACTCGGGTCCTTCCAATGGTGTTGTGGCTAATCTTATCACTGATGAACGACAATGGAACGCTACCTTACTTCAGCAATACTTTAGCCCTATTGATGTTGATAAGATCCTCACACTTCCATTGAGTTACTTCCCCTCTAGAGACAAATTGATATGGCACCACCATTCTTCAGGAAACTTCACGGTTCAAAGTGCTTATCACCTAGCTACTTCTTTGGAAGATGAAGATCTTAGCTCCACTTCTACATCAACTGTGGCTTGGTGGAAACTATTTTGGTCTCTCCAAGTCTCTCAAAAAGTGAAGATCTTTCCTTGGCGCGCCATACATGATGCTCTACTTGTTGCCACATCACTTGTTCGAAGGAAGATCATCACAGATTCAACTTGCTCCATTTGTAAACAAGCTTGGGAGTCAACGGGACATGCTCTTTTCAGTTGTAAGTATGCCAAGGCTGTTTGGCGATCTTTGGGTTTAAGCTTTAATTGgtcagctgctgcatctatgaAAAATGGTGATTATGTGACACACCTTTCCTCTATGTACAACAAAACTGAGATGGAACAGCTGTTCTGTACTATGTGGGCCATTTGGATTGAACGGAACAATATAATCCATGGGAAAAAAGCAAGATGTGCCCAAAATCTAGCTGCCTTTGCCTCGGTTTTTCTCCAAAATTTTAGAGCAGCCCAACAACGATCATCTGCTGCCATACCAGTTACTACACCAGCAACACCAGCACTCCCACACCAGCCCCTCCCTCGGCTATCTGCTTCTGCTGCTTGGCATCCTCCAGCAGCTGGTACCTTCAAGCTCAACACAGATGCGACTGTGGATATTTCTACTCACAAAACAGGTCTAGGTGCGGTGCTTCGAAATGCAAATGGCCATGTGAAAGCTGCCCTCTCCATGCCTATGCTCGACAACCTCAAATCTCATGAGATGGAGGCCAAATCACTTTTCTATGGTCTCAATTGGGCTCTTCAACATCACTTACCTATCGATCAAATTGAGATGGATGCACTCATGGTTGTCAACGCGTTGAAAGCTCCCTTCAATTCAAATTCAGAGTTTTCAGATTTAATTCTTGATGTTCTTagtcttttatcttttttctcaAATGTAAGAGTTTCTCATGTCAATCGTGTTGCTAATTCAGCTGCACATGGGCTTGCTAAATTTGCATTAAGGGTAGATGAGACTTGTACTTGGTTGGAGATTATTCCTCCACCTATATACTCTATTATCGTAAACGAATCCTTAtttctttaa
- the LOC133034417 gene encoding uncharacterized protein LOC133034417: protein MRNQECKETSDSTNIVGEGFESDSDILSVIADENFFDSWILDSSCSFHMCPYKECFDTYKAYDGCTVLMDNDSSSKVVRIGTVKVKMFDGVVRKLTDVRHVPTLRRSLISLGALDTRGGVVKVESSHKRHSVSVKECDKVEKTPISVKSCLKKENINERLKNVKTSAQVKFNKSMNWFEL from the exons ATGAGGAATCAAGAATGCAAAGAAACGTCAGATTCAACAAATATTGTTGGTGAAGGGTTTGAAAGTGACTCTGATATTCTCTCTGTCATAGCTGATGAAAATTTTTTTGACTCTTGGATTTTAGATTCTAGTTGTTCATTCCATATGTGCCCGTATAAGGAGTGCTTTGACACTTACAAGGCATATGATGGATGTACTGTTTTGATGGATAATGATTCTAGCTCTAAAGTTGTTAGAATAGGAACTGTTAAGGTGAAGATGTTTGATGGTGTTGTGAGAAAACTGACTGATGTGAGACATGTTCCAACATTAAGGAGGAGCTTAATCTCTTTGGGAGCTTTGGATACTCGAG GTGGAGTTGTGAAGGTTGAGTCAAGTCACAAAAGGCATTCAGTTAGTGTGAAGGAATGTGACAAGGTGGAGAAGACTCCAATTTCAGTTAAAAGTTGTTTGAAGAAAGAAAACATCAATGAAAGATTGAAGAATGTGAAGACAAGTGCTCAAGTAAAGTTCAATAAGAGTATGAATTGGTTTGAGTTGTGA
- the LOC115720920 gene encoding 18.2 kDa class I heat shock protein-like, translating to MSIVPTNDNDRRINVYDPFFLDPRNPLSDFPFFPSSISRVFPELNLGAPVNSRVDWRESSDAHIFQACLPGFANEDVLVELKDERVLQISTDSGSFMTSFKVPESAKLDQLKAFMNNGVLTVTIPKEEARRPEVRVVEIAGED from the coding sequence ATGTCGATCGTCCCAACCAACGACAATGATCGAAGAATCAATGTTTATGACCCATTCTTTCTTGATCCCCGGAACCCACTCTCAGATTTTCCTTTCTTTCCCTCCTCAATTTCCCGCGTTTTCCCGGAATTGAACCTGGGTGCTCCGGTCAATTCCCGTGTAGACTGGAGGGAATCTTCCGATGCCCACATCTTCCAAGCTTGTCTTCCTGGTTTTGCCAATGAAGACGTGCTCGTAGAGCTTAAAGACGAACGGGTTCTTCAGATTAGCACTGATAGTGGCAGCTTCATGACCAGTTTCAAGGTCCCTGAGAGCGCAAAGCTCGATCAGCTCAAGGCCTTTATGAACAATGGAGTTCTCACTGTTACTATTCCTAAAGAGGAAGCTAGAAGGCCCGAGGTCAGAGTCGTTGAAATTGCTGGCGAGGACTGA
- the LOC133034419 gene encoding uncharacterized protein LOC133034419, with product MDSLSNDIHSSLSLTDEERSVFCIPEYNPPLPDHSTQPILLAKVLTHQNVYKQAFIDQMSGHWQGCYRVVITEYQEGDGLFHIKFGCEGNKRRVLTKEPWHFQNHLIVLRTPDALQNVSKDDLVFTPFWVQIYRLPFLSKSKLLAEALGNIIGEFLEVFDDSTNEGWGHFLRVRVNLCTNKPLLRGQMIRVPRIKDEFRVDFRYERLPEFCFECGRLGHPFERCVAFIERMDSGNDDDFQYGPWMKGAKLPTHNYDRYLTDFAKGNAWPLITRLARTTLTSTLPSLKN from the coding sequence ATGGACTCACTTTCAAATGATATACATTCATCTCTTTCTCTTACTGATGAGGAAAGATCTGTGTTTTGTATACCTGAATATAACCCTCCCCTACCCGATCATTCCACCCAGCCCATCCTCTTAGCCAAGGTTCTCACTCACCAGAATGTGTATAAGCAAGCCTTTATCGACCAAATGTCGGGACATTGGCAAGGCTGTTACCGTGTTGTAATCACTGAATATCAGGAAGGAGATGGCCTATTTCATATAAAGTTTGGTTGTGAAGGCAATAAAAGACGGGTTCTCACCAAAGAGCCTTGGCACTTTCAGAATCATCTCATTGTTCTCCGCACGCCAGATGCTCTGCAAAATGTCTCAAAGGATGATTTAGTTTTCACACCCTTCTGGGTACAAATCTATCGGCTGCCATTCTTAAGCAAGTCTAAATTGCTTGCTGAAGCACTTGGCAATATCATTGGTGAGTTTCTTGAAGTATTTGATGATTCCACCAATGAAGGGTGGGGTCATTTCTTACGAGTTCGTGTTAATCTTTGCACGAACAAACCATTATTGAGAGGCCAAATGATTCGGGTGCCAAGGATTAAAGATGAGTTTCGGGTCGACTTCCGCTACGAAAGGCTTCCGGAATTCTGTTTTGAATGTGGCCGGTTGGGACATCCTTTTGAGCGCTGTGTTGCTTTTATAGAACGTATGGACAGCGGCAATGATGACGATTTTCAATATGGACCATGGATGAAAGGTGCTAAACTCCCTACTCACAACTATGACCGATATCTGACAGATTTTGCAAAAGGCAATGCTTGGCCACTAATTACCCGTTTGGCTCGAACTACACTTACTTCCACTTTACCATCTCTGAAAAACTGA
- the LOC115721018 gene encoding probable carboxylesterase 18 yields the protein MASKDPVLSPSLPWKTRITCGLLNFCTDISRRNNGTINRRLLSLFDIRSPTTPSAVKGVSSSDYTLDASRNLWFRIFVPSSASASGPKSLPVFIFFHGGGFAFLSPDTIVYDAVCRKLARKIPSIVISVNYRLSPEHRYPCQYEDGFDVIKYLDGEGILPEEADVSKCFLAGDSAGANLAHNVAVRVAEESASLKAVRVLGLVTIQPFFGGEERTAAELRLRSAPIVNLDRTDWMWKAFLPEGSNRDHEASNVSGPRGKDISGLRCFPKTLVFVGGWDPLQDWQRKYYEWLKKSGKEAEMIEYPDMIHAFYLFPEIPGSHQLFTQLKDFVLNCISNSK from the coding sequence ATGGCAAGCAAAGATCCAGTGCTTTCTCCTTCCCTTCCATGGAAGACTCGCATCACCTGTGGATTACTCAATTTCTGCACTGATATCTCTCGTCGAAACAATGGCACTATTAACCGCCGCTTACTCAGTCTCTTCGATATCAGATCTCCCACCACACCCTCCGCAGTTAAGGGAGTCTCTTCCTCCGACTACACCCTCGACGCATCTAGAAACCTCTGGTTTCGTATCTTCGTCCCCAGCTCAGCTTCCGCCTCAGGCCCGAAATCCCTCCccgtcttcatcttcttccacGGCGGTGGCTTCGCCTTCCTAAGCCCCGATACAATCGTATACGACGCTGTCTGCCGTAAACTAGCTAGAAAAATCCCTTCCATCGTAATCTCCGTCAACTACCGTCTCTCACCAGAGCACCGCTACCCTTGTCAGTACGAAGACGGGTTCGACGTGATCAAGTATCTTGACGGAGAAGGAATCCTCCCGGAGGAAGCCGACGTATCCAAATGCTTTTTAGCGGGAGACAGTGCCGGGGCCAACCTAGCACACAACGTGGCAGTGCGTGTTGCGGAGGAGAGTGCGAGCTTGAAGGCGGTTAGGGTGTTGGGTTTGGTGACGATACAGCCGTTTTTCGGAGGTGAGGAGAGGACGGCGGCGGAGCTACGGCTGAGATCGGCGCCGATTGTGAACTTGGACCGGACTGATTGGATGTGGAAGGCGTTCTTGCCAGAGGGTTCGAATCGGGACCACGAGGCTTCGAATGTGAGTGGGCCACGTGGCAAAGACATATCGGGTTTGAGGTGTTTTCCGAAGACGCTGGTGTTCGTGGGTGGGTGGGACCCGCTTCAAGATTGGCAGAGAAAGTATTATGAGTGGTTGAAGAAATCGGGGAAAGAGGCTGAGATGATTGAGTATCCGGATATGATCCACGCTTTTTATTTGTTTCCTGAGATTCCCGGTTCTCACCAATTGTTCACGCAACTCAAGGACTTCGTACTTAATTGTATCTCTAATTCCAAATAA
- the LOC115718740 gene encoding class I heat shock protein produces the protein MSSVPSPFRGRIGDPLDTYAIDVWDPLKDFSFFFPDYTSPTSAGEESSIPVPSQVKKEETKVSYENDRVLFQVSGKEEKEKEKKIRYDEQGRGMFLRWLRLPENAKLDQVKAGMECGLLTMVVPKAEVKKLDVSKAIQISGS, from the coding sequence ATGTCGAGCGTTCCCAGCCCCTTCCGGGGAAGAATAGGTGACCCTTTGGACACTTACGCTATCGATGTGTGGGACCCTTTGAAGgacttctctttcttcttcccggactacaCTTCTCCTACTTCGGCCGGCGAAGAATCGTCAATTCCGGTACCTTCTCAGGTGAAGAAAGAAGAAACTAAAGTCAGTTACGAAAACGATAGAGTACTGTTCCAGGTTAGTGGCAAGGAGGAGAAGGAGAAGGAGAAGAAAATAAGGTATGATGAGCAGGGAAGAGGAATGTTCTTGAGGTGGCTTAGGTTACCGGAGAATGCTAAATTGGATCAAGTAAAGGCTGGCATGGAGTGTGGTCTTCTCACTATGGTTGTCCCTAAGGCAGAGGTGAAGAAGCTTGATGTTAGTAAAGCTATTCAAATCTCTGGTTCATGA
- the LOC115720919 gene encoding UDP-glucose iridoid glucosyltransferase, producing MEAQRQNRLILVPCPFQGHITPMLQLGTILHSKGFVITVAHTKFNSPNPSQYPDFNFLEIPDGLSDLNVSSKNFVSVLSDFNITCKIPLQEALTQMVKTDGHLEKINSIIYDEYMYFSNDVANHLQIPSIILSTSSAANMLTYQAIPRLVKDGYSPLKETMLLDPVPELQPLRFKDLPFSNFTDSNGLLQLISEAHKTRTSSAIIWNTAKCLEQTQLAQLGQGYHIPFFPIGPMHKMVPPSCNNLLEEDHKCISWLDKQTDNSVIYVSLGSIAFMDEKEIVEMAWGLANSKQPFLWVVRTDSGIAGDVIKKLPESFEETVGERGCTVNWAPQKEVLAHRAVGGFWSHCGWNTTIESVSEGVPMICQSYFGDQKVNARLLSQVLGVGIQWENKLERGEVEIVIRRLMVDEEGKVIRHKAKDLKEKIELSIRQGGSSSSSLNDLVNHILLS from the exons atggaagcaCAGAGACAAAACAGATTAATTCTTGTTCCATGTCCATTCCAAGGCCACATAACTCCTATGCTTCAACTAGGTACAATCCTTCATTCAAAAGGCTTTGTCATCACAGTTGCTCATACTAAGTTCAACTCTCCCAACCCCTCCCAATACCCTGATTTCAACTTCTTAGAAATCCCTGATGGCTTATCAGATCTGAATGTTTCTTCCAAGAATTTTGTATCTGTTTTATCTGATTTTAACATCACTTGCAAAATTCCACTCCAGGAAGCGTTGACTCAGATGGTAAAAACAGATGGCCACCTTGAAAAAATCAACTCCATCATCTATGATGAGTACATGTACTTCTCCAACGATGTTGCTAATCATTTGCAGATTCCAAGCATCATCTTGTCGACTAGCAGCGCCGCAAACATGCTAACTTACCAAGCAATTCCAAGACTTGTAAAGGATGGTTATAGTCCCCTGAAAG AAACTATGTTGCTGGATCCAGTACCAGAGCTTCAACCACTCAGATTCAAAGATTTGCCCTTTTCCAATTTCACAGACTCAAATGGTTTGCTGCAGCTTATTTCTGAAGCACACAAGACAAGAACATCTTCAGCAATAATATGGAACACCGCAAAATGTCTTGAACAAACACAGTTAGCACAGCTCGGCCAAGGATACCatattccattcttcccaattGGCCCTATGCACAAAATGGTCCCACCATCCTGTAACAACTTGTTGGAAGAGGACCATAAATGCATCTCATGGCTTGATAAACAAACAGATAACTCTGTCATCTATGTTAGTTTGGGAAGCATAGCATTTATGGATGAGAAAGAGATAGTAGAAATGGCATGGGGTTTAGCCAACAGCAAGCAACCTTTCTTGTGGGTAGTTCGAACTGACTCGGGCATTGCCGGAGATGTGATTAAAAAACTGCCTGAAAGTTTTGAGGAAACGGTAGGAGAAAGGGGCTGCACTGTGAATTGGGCACCCCAAAAAGAAGTCTTGGCACACAGAGCAGTAGGAGGATTTTGGAGCCACTGTGGTTGGAACACAACCATAGAAAGCGTCTCTGAAGGGGTTCCAATGATATGCCAATCTTATTTTGGCGATCAGAAAGTGAATGCGAGGCTTTTGAGCCAAGTATTGGGAGTGGGAATCCAGTGGGAGAACAAATTGGAAAGAGGAGAAGTAGAGATTGTTATAAGAAGATTGATGGTTGATGAAGAAGGAAAAGTGATAAGGCATAAGGCAAAAGACCTGAAGGAAAAGATTGAACTTTCTATAAGACAAGGTGGTTCTTCCTCTAGTTCTTTAAATGACTTGGTCAATCACATCTTGCTGTCTTAA